The genomic DNA tgatcccgttacctcagcgtagaacttgtgggtctgataaactagaaaactgcaacgttaacgggctaaaacgtgtctgtgggaccaaaggatagtagatacgataaaaagacgtaaaacaaagacttatacgcataaacccaagataaagggataatgaaccccgatatgcttgtcgtagggtttttctaatCGGTCAAGCAGTACATGTGGGGTTGTTAGAAGCCACAGACGACGAGCGCCTATTGCGTATGCAGGAGCTGGGGGTTTTCTAAGGTCACGGTCAAGGAACGTGATGACGCCTGGTGCAAACTACAGGGACTTACATTAGCGAACGTGAAAGCGAGTTATATATATCTGTTGGCCGCGCtcttgcttcaaaattgcgACCTTCCTTCCGCAAGAAAGGTTTACGGCCCTGCTGGATCACTGGGCATACGATGGCAGGTGCCTTGAGGTAGGCACACGGcagtggacgacgaagatttcaACAGCGGCTCACGACAAAGACCTCGAGGCcgacaatgttttgctgcCGTCGCGATTCGGGATCCCATCGTCTGGATGGCCTCCATGTGTTGACAACCATACGCCATGAGATGGCAGCCAAGGAAGGATGCCAACGGTACGGCACACTGTCCACATTTcgtggtgaaggaaaaggacggaacCAACCACTCGGTCCTGTTTCATGTGCGATACTCCAATGTTACTCGGCATTACGAGAGCATGGTCCACCATTGGTGCTCCGTAGACCACACTGCCACAGCACTATTTGAACCTCAA from Phaeodactylum tricornutum CCAP 1055/1 PHATR_bd_24x34 genomic scaffold, whole genome shotgun sequence includes the following:
- a CDS encoding predicted protein, with amino-acid sequence MRWQPRKDANGTAHCPHFVVKEKDGTNHSVLFHVRYSNVTRHYESMVHHWCSVDHTATALFEPQPLLFELFNIVLQMDIEEFTPSVSQVLAQLLEYRPNGLDTAYQALFPPLLTPAGSLG